The following are from one region of the Entelurus aequoreus isolate RoL-2023_Sb linkage group LG17, RoL_Eaeq_v1.1, whole genome shotgun sequence genome:
- the LOC133632114 gene encoding zinc finger protein OZF-like: MYGKISKTVVLKPDVQQLIGNPEEVSPQLGGSSTLKQETPQPPCIKKEEEELCITQEGECLLGREEADYTKFPLSILSVKTEDDEEKPQVDNLLAPLSDSEAEGEVEEPLSSDKDCEGDMRTHTDNKHSECSTKKRGETCLSCSVCAESFTKKSHLTQHMRTHTGEKPFSLCSVCGKSFSRNSLLSRHMRTHTGEKPFNCSVCGNSFSRSSYLTEHMRTHTGEKPFNCSVCGNSFSQYSSLTQHMRTHTGEKPFNCSVCGKSFSQNSSLTQHMRTHTGESTFKCSVCGKSCSVERYLTEHMRTHTGEKPFSCSVCGKSFSFKGSLIEHMRTHTDEKPYKCSVCGKSFSVKRIVNRHMRTHGTKTI, from the exons ATGTACGGAAAAATAAGCAAAACGGTGGTCCTAAAACCAG acgtccagcagctgatcggtaatccagaagaagtttcccctcagttaggggggagctccactttgaagcaggagactccacaaccaccctgcattaaaaaggaagaggaggaactctgcatcactcaggagggagagtgtcttctaggacgagaggaagctgattacaccaagtttccgctgagtattctctctgtgaagactgaagatgatgaagagaaaccacaagtagacaacctcttagctccactatcagatagtgaggctgaaggcgaggttgaagaacctttgagcagcgataaagactgtgaaggtgatatgaggactcacactgacaacaaacactctgaatgctctacaaagaagagaggtgaaacatgtttgagctgctcagtttgtgctgaaagttttactaaaaagagccatttgactcaacacatgagaacacacacaggagaaaaaccattcagtttgtgttcagtttgtggcaaaagcttttctcgaaatagctTGTTgagtcgacacatgagaacacacacaggtgaaaaaccttttaattgttcagtttgtggcaacagcttttctcgaAGTAgctatttgactgaacacatgagaacacacacaggtgaaaaaccttttaattgttctgtttgtggcaacagcttttctcaatatagctctttgactcaacacatgagaacacacacaggagaaaaaccatttaattgttcagtttgtggcaaaagcttttctcaaaatagctctttgactcaacacatgagaacacacacaggtgaaagcacatttaaatgttcagtttgtggcaaaagctgttCTGTTGAGAgatatttgactgaacacatgagaacacacacaggtgaaaaaccatttagttgttcagtttgtggcaaaagttttTCTTTTAAGGGCAGTTTgattgaacacatgagaacacacacagatgaaaaaccttataagtgttcagtttgtggcaaaagcttttctgttaagagaaTAGTgaatcgacacatgagaacacacgggactaagaccatttaa
- the LOC133632560 gene encoding uncharacterized protein LOC133632560: protein MMAARSESDSDRDSDDFSINLSEDERFVDEESASEGLVGSGSDSDREEAVRGIEPYRFEPDADEDGQEDAAAIDAGGAHDIDRLENTEWCTCQNCVNMETVAECVCCSEIEAVTRTMEEEGVKTCIIDHHGFPSVCLDEWVLQTAYNAYKQQYGMLQQQQNERRRHTAYRQFVRFCWGYLGKDIRVVLPACVVHKIRTTFPSMDYTGFQDVQ, encoded by the exons atgatggccgccagatctgagagcgattctgaccgagatagcgacgatttctccattaatttgagcgaggatgaaagatttgtggatgaggaaagtgcaagtgaaggactagtggggagtggaagcgattcagatagggaagaagctgtgagagggatagagccatatcgctttgaacccgacgctgatgaagacggtcaggaggacgctgctgctattgatgctggaggagcacacgacatagatcgccttgagaatacagaatg gtgtacatgtcaaaactgtgtgaacatggagacagtggctgagtgtgtctgctgtagtgaaatagaggcagtgaccagaacgatggaggaggagggggtgaagacgtgcatcatagaccaccatggctttccatctgtgtgtctggatgaatgggtgctgcagacagcgtataacgcctacaaacagcaatatggcatgctgcagcaacagcaaaatga gcggagacgacacacagcctatcgacagtttgtccgcttctgctggggatatctgggaaaggacataagggtggtactaccagcttgtgtagtacataagattaggacaacattcccatcgatggactacacggggttccaagacgtgcagtga